From a region of the Nonlabens dokdonensis DSW-6 genome:
- a CDS encoding porin family protein, whose amino-acid sequence MKHFLLFMSFIACISFAGAQSFNDTTYGFRLGLNSSTLEQDNVDYENRRYGLHANFFANVPLNETFSLQPEIGVSSLGVNENEFRQANGEVTAFKRNWLHSNLLAQINLNRKIYFLVGPQLGVSVAETDGNRNRYDFEIAGILGLGYMLDSNWSVDARYGYGFPNLDNDLTAEAGNRWFQLGVSYRL is encoded by the coding sequence ATGAAACATTTTTTACTTTTTATGAGCTTTATAGCTTGTATATCATTTGCAGGAGCGCAGTCCTTTAATGACACGACTTACGGCTTTAGATTAGGTCTCAATTCATCGACTTTAGAACAGGATAACGTGGATTATGAAAATAGGAGGTATGGCTTACATGCTAACTTTTTTGCTAATGTTCCTTTAAATGAAACGTTCTCTTTACAACCAGAAATAGGAGTTTCTTCATTAGGTGTAAATGAAAATGAATTCAGACAAGCTAATGGAGAGGTTACTGCATTCAAAAGAAACTGGTTACATTCTAATTTACTTGCTCAAATAAACCTCAATAGAAAAATTTACTTTCTAGTAGGTCCACAATTAGGCGTAAGCGTTGCCGAAACTGATGGTAATAGAAATCGTTATGATTTTGAAATTGCTGGAATTTTAGGATTGGGCTATATGCTCGACAGCAACTGGTCTGTAGATGCAAGATACGGCTACGGATTTCCTAATCTCGACAACGATCTAACTGCTGAAGCTGGGAATAGATGGTTTCAATTAGGTGTTTCTTATAGACTTTAA
- the ppk1 gene encoding polyphosphate kinase 1 has product MSIYFNRELSWLRFNARVLQEASDKTVPLIERLRFLGIFSNNLDEFFKVRYATIQRIQRAGKNATKSLGGISAEDLLLEINKMVIVDQARSFEVLAELEEELKEERIIIVDEQEVLEEHEDFIRNYFNEKISPAIGTIMINDEVEFPNLRDGYGYLAIRMVMNNNSIKYALIEKPKYLARFVVLPQIEGDDRQYIILLDDLVRHRMHYIFNIFDYKEIEAHMIKVTLDAELDMELDLKKSLLEKIRRSVHDRKDGDPVRFVFDKNIHEDTLSLIMNKLQIDNNDSIIPGGRYHNRRDYLKFPSLGRTDLLYEKLPALPIKDVAIRGSLLERIAKKDILQYTPYHTFSNTIKFLREAALDPNVKTIKITIYRLAEVSQIAGSLINAVKNGKEVTVSIELQARFDEQANINYAELMQEEGINMIFGVPGLKVHCKACCITREEKGKIVRYGFISTGNFNEATAGIYTDYTLFTANRKILKEVERVFEFFEVNYRQHRYKHLLVSPNYLRNGIERLVRREIAFAKAGKPAKIRAKINSFSDFKMIDLFYEASNAGVKIELIIRGICCLVPGVKGMSENIKVISIVDRFLEHPRVYRFYNDGKNDLYISSADFMSRNLDSRVEIACPIYDEDIKAEIIQTMDICWSDNVKAREVCAQQLNNYVVNDEEPVRSQYATYKFYKNQITN; this is encoded by the coding sequence TTTTTCTAATAATCTTGATGAGTTTTTTAAAGTACGTTATGCAACCATACAGCGTATTCAACGTGCTGGTAAAAATGCTACAAAGTCATTAGGAGGAATTTCTGCCGAAGATTTACTGCTGGAGATCAACAAAATGGTAATTGTTGATCAAGCACGGAGTTTTGAGGTACTTGCAGAGCTGGAAGAGGAGCTCAAAGAGGAAAGAATCATCATTGTTGATGAACAAGAAGTATTAGAAGAGCATGAAGACTTCATTAGAAATTATTTTAATGAGAAAATAAGCCCTGCAATAGGAACCATCATGATCAATGATGAGGTGGAGTTTCCTAATTTACGAGATGGTTATGGTTATCTAGCAATACGCATGGTAATGAATAATAACTCTATTAAATATGCTCTAATTGAAAAGCCTAAGTATTTAGCTAGATTTGTAGTTCTTCCACAAATAGAAGGAGATGATCGCCAGTATATCATTCTTTTAGATGACTTAGTAAGGCATCGCATGCACTACATATTCAATATTTTTGACTATAAAGAGATTGAGGCTCACATGATAAAAGTTACTCTAGATGCCGAACTTGACATGGAACTAGACCTCAAAAAAAGTCTTCTAGAAAAAATACGTCGTAGTGTTCATGATCGTAAAGATGGTGATCCTGTGCGATTTGTATTTGATAAAAACATCCATGAAGATACTTTGTCGCTTATCATGAATAAGTTGCAAATTGATAATAACGATAGTATTATACCAGGAGGAAGGTATCACAATAGAAGGGATTACTTGAAGTTTCCTAGTTTGGGTAGGACAGATTTGCTTTACGAGAAGCTTCCCGCCTTACCTATAAAAGATGTTGCTATAAGAGGTTCTTTACTTGAAAGAATAGCAAAAAAAGATATTTTACAATACACTCCATACCACACTTTTTCAAATACCATCAAGTTTTTAAGAGAAGCAGCTTTAGATCCAAATGTAAAAACGATTAAAATCACTATTTACAGACTTGCCGAAGTTTCTCAAATTGCCGGTTCTCTAATTAATGCGGTTAAGAACGGTAAGGAGGTCACGGTTTCTATCGAGTTACAAGCTCGCTTTGACGAGCAAGCAAATATCAATTATGCAGAATTGATGCAAGAAGAAGGCATCAATATGATTTTTGGCGTGCCAGGACTCAAGGTTCATTGTAAAGCTTGTTGTATCACACGAGAAGAAAAAGGTAAAATTGTGAGGTACGGTTTTATTTCTACTGGTAACTTCAATGAGGCTACGGCAGGCATTTACACAGATTATACGCTGTTCACAGCAAATCGTAAAATTCTCAAGGAAGTAGAACGCGTTTTTGAGTTCTTTGAGGTAAATTATCGTCAGCATAGATATAAGCATTTACTCGTATCTCCTAATTATCTTAGGAATGGAATAGAGCGATTGGTTCGTCGTGAGATTGCTTTCGCGAAAGCGGGAAAACCAGCAAAGATTCGTGCCAAAATAAATTCTTTCTCTGACTTCAAGATGATTGATTTATTTTATGAAGCCTCTAATGCAGGAGTAAAAATAGAATTAATCATACGTGGAATTTGCTGTCTTGTTCCTGGAGTGAAGGGAATGAGTGAAAACATAAAAGTCATAAGCATCGTAGATCGCTTTCTAGAGCACCCAAGAGTATACAGATTCTACAACGATGGCAAGAATGATTTATATATCTCAAGCGCAGATTTTATGAGTCGTAATCTAGATAGTAGAGTAGAAATTGCTTGTCCTATCTATGATGAAGATATTAAAGCCGAAATCATTCAAACGATGGACATATGCTGGAGCGATAATGTCAAGGCACGTGAAGTTTGCGCACAACAGCTCAATAATTACGTTGTAAATGACGAGGAACCAGTGAGGTCACAATATGCAACTTACAAATTTTATAAAAATCAAATTACTAATTAA
- a CDS encoding Ppx/GppA phosphatase family protein yields MAFEIRKYGAIDIGSNAIRLLIATVTLYNDQPPVFKKTSLVRVPIRLGQDVFTSGHISKENIERMISSMKSYQLLMDVHKVKTYKAYATSAMREAQNGEDVVAQIEKESGIHIDIIDGSHEAAIIAMTDLHAMIDESKVLLYVDVGGGSTEFTLFAFGKEIISRSFKIGTVRLLNDMVKKSLWDEAEQWIKEVTAPYERIDLIGSGGNINNIFKSSGKSMGKPLSYFYLLNYYEQLQNYNYEERVYHLNLNHDRADVIIPACRIYLRAMKWSRAKNIYVPKIGLTDGIIKSVFNADNR; encoded by the coding sequence ATGGCGTTTGAAATTAGAAAATATGGAGCAATAGATATAGGTTCTAATGCGATTAGATTACTTATCGCGACGGTGACTTTATACAATGATCAACCGCCAGTTTTTAAGAAAACGAGTTTAGTTAGGGTTCCTATTCGTTTAGGTCAGGATGTATTTACATCCGGTCACATTTCTAAAGAGAATATAGAACGTATGATAAGTTCTATGAAATCTTATCAGCTATTAATGGATGTCCATAAGGTGAAAACATATAAAGCTTATGCGACAAGTGCAATGAGAGAAGCACAAAATGGTGAAGATGTGGTTGCTCAAATTGAGAAGGAATCTGGAATACATATAGATATTATAGATGGATCGCATGAGGCTGCAATAATTGCAATGACAGATCTTCATGCAATGATTGATGAGAGTAAAGTGTTACTTTATGTAGATGTAGGTGGTGGAAGTACAGAGTTTACCTTATTCGCTTTTGGAAAAGAAATAATTTCTAGATCGTTTAAAATTGGAACAGTAAGATTGCTCAACGATATGGTAAAAAAATCTCTTTGGGATGAGGCAGAGCAATGGATAAAAGAAGTGACTGCTCCTTATGAGCGCATAGATTTAATAGGTTCTGGTGGGAATATCAATAATATTTTCAAGAGTAGCGGTAAAAGTATGGGGAAACCACTTTCTTACTTTTATTTACTTAATTATTACGAGCAACTTCAAAACTATAATTACGAAGAAAGAGTTTATCACTTAAATTTAAATCACGATAGAGCCGATGTAATCATTCCAGCCTGTCGTATTTATTTGCGAGCTATGAAGTGGAGTAGAGCCAAAAATATATATGTTCCTAAAATAGGATTAACAGATGGCATCATAAAATCGGTTTTTAACGCAGATAATCGATAA